A window of Pseudomonas mucidolens contains these coding sequences:
- a CDS encoding ATP-binding protein: MTLRRRWDINTRTQIITLGPALLLTLLLISFFTFVRIQDLRQELDHTGQLIANQLAPATEYGVISGNNDVLESLLRATLATPHVRFLEIQDATENILVYVEQSSEKQDRSLSVKVFQAPIRLQHIQLGNDFFQDSSEPPKAPRPDYLGRVIVGMSNDAFSQRQQEILFKAAVLALFALLFTFILARRLAASLSQPISAMGNAVKAIQQGDYKTQLPIVDDSELGDLSRHINNLAEGLHQASREQQQAMAQLIQTREEAERANSAKSDFLAMMSHELRTPMNGVLGMLQLLETTSMTDEQTEYAALASESTEHLLKVINDILDFSRIERSALELEHIPFNLLELIQSCTQSFQHSAIQRGLVLESSIPPGMDTLQVQGDPTRIRQILVNLIGNALKFTEHGSVSVEPHWQTLDHELLWFTCTVRDSGIGISAERLELMFNAFQQADSSISRRYGGTGLGLPIARTLAERMGGTLRAQSEEGQGSVFTLEIPLAIQQQRLPVIAPDAQGKVGAGEGRTVLLVEDNPVNRTVVEAMLRSLGFEVSIATDGAEAIRSAESLVFTAILMDCRLPLIDGYEATRQIRRLPGCADLPIIALTANALQGDREACLAAGMNDYLAKPFKRTDLQQILQRWVH, from the coding sequence ATGACCTTGCGTCGCCGCTGGGACATCAATACGCGTACCCAAATCATCACCCTGGGCCCGGCACTTCTGTTGACGTTGCTGTTGATCAGTTTCTTTACCTTTGTGCGAATCCAGGACCTGCGCCAGGAACTGGATCACACCGGCCAACTGATTGCCAACCAATTGGCCCCCGCCACCGAATACGGGGTAATTTCCGGCAACAACGACGTACTCGAAAGCCTGTTGCGGGCGACCCTGGCCACACCGCATGTGCGCTTCCTGGAAATCCAGGACGCCACGGAAAATATCCTGGTGTATGTCGAGCAGTCCTCGGAAAAACAAGACCGTTCGCTATCGGTAAAGGTCTTTCAAGCGCCGATTCGCTTGCAGCATATCCAGCTGGGCAACGACTTTTTCCAGGACAGCAGCGAGCCCCCCAAGGCACCACGGCCTGATTATCTGGGGCGAGTGATCGTCGGCATGTCCAACGATGCCTTCAGCCAGCGCCAACAGGAAATCCTCTTCAAGGCCGCGGTCCTCGCGCTGTTCGCCCTGCTGTTCACCTTCATTCTGGCCCGGCGCCTGGCCGCCAGTCTGTCGCAACCGATCAGCGCCATGGGCAATGCGGTCAAGGCGATCCAGCAAGGCGACTACAAGACGCAGTTGCCCATCGTGGATGACTCCGAGTTGGGGGACCTGTCGCGCCACATCAATAATCTCGCTGAAGGCCTGCACCAGGCCAGTCGCGAACAACAACAGGCCATGGCCCAGCTGATCCAGACCCGTGAAGAGGCCGAGCGGGCCAACAGCGCCAAGTCCGACTTCCTGGCCATGATGAGCCACGAACTGCGTACGCCGATGAACGGCGTACTGGGCATGCTGCAACTGCTCGAAACCACGTCCATGACCGACGAGCAAACCGAGTACGCCGCACTGGCATCGGAATCCACCGAACACTTGCTCAAAGTCATCAACGACATCCTCGACTTCTCGCGTATCGAACGGTCGGCCCTGGAACTGGAACACATCCCGTTCAACCTGCTGGAACTGATCCAGAGCTGTACCCAGTCCTTCCAGCACAGCGCCATACAACGCGGCCTGGTGCTGGAGTCCTCGATTCCGCCGGGCATGGACACCTTGCAGGTCCAGGGCGACCCGACGCGGATCCGTCAGATTCTGGTCAACTTGATCGGCAACGCACTGAAATTCACCGAACACGGCTCCGTCAGCGTCGAACCCCATTGGCAAACCCTCGACCATGAATTGCTGTGGTTCACATGCACGGTGCGTGACAGCGGGATTGGCATCTCGGCCGAGCGTCTGGAATTGATGTTCAATGCCTTCCAACAAGCCGACAGCTCGATTTCTCGGCGCTACGGCGGTACCGGCCTGGGCCTGCCCATTGCCCGCACGCTGGCAGAACGCATGGGTGGCACCTTGCGCGCCCAGAGTGAAGAAGGCCAGGGCTCGGTGTTCACCCTGGAAATCCCTTTGGCGATCCAGCAGCAACGCCTTCCGGTAATTGCCCCGGACGCCCAAGGCAAGGTTGGCGCGGGTGAGGGACGCACGGTATTGCTGGTAGAGGACAACCCGGTCAATCGCACGGTGGTCGAGGCGATGTTGCGCAGCCTGGGGTTCGAGGTGAGCATTGCGACGGATGGTGCCGAAGCCATTCGCAGTGCCGAAAGTCTGGTTTTTACCGCGATCCTGATGGATTGCCGCCTGCCGTTGATTGATGGCTACGAGGCCACGCGACAGATTCGCCGTTTGCCCGGTTGCGCCGATCTACCGATCATCGCTTTGACGGCCAACGCCCTGCAAGGTGACCGTGAAGCCTGCCTGGCCGCCGGAATGAACGATTACCTGGCCAAGCCGTTCAAACGCACGGACTTGCAGCAAATCCTGCAACGCTGGGTGCATTAG
- the fabA gene encoding 3-hydroxyacyl-[acyl-carrier-protein] dehydratase FabA, giving the protein MTKQNAFTREDLLRCSRGELFGPGNAQLPAPNMLMVDRITHISEEGGKYGKGELVAELDINPDLWFFACHFEGDPVMPGCLGLDAMWQLVGFFLGWQGLPGRGRALGSGEVKFFGQVLPTAKKVTYNIQIKRVLKGKLNLAIADGSVSVDGREIYTAEGLRVGVFTSTDNF; this is encoded by the coding sequence ATGACCAAACAAAACGCCTTTACTCGGGAAGACCTGCTGCGCTGCAGTCGCGGTGAGCTGTTCGGCCCAGGTAACGCGCAACTGCCCGCCCCGAACATGCTGATGGTGGATCGCATCACCCATATCAGCGAAGAGGGTGGCAAGTACGGCAAAGGTGAATTGGTCGCCGAGCTGGATATCAACCCGGACCTGTGGTTCTTCGCCTGCCATTTCGAAGGTGATCCGGTCATGCCGGGCTGCCTGGGCCTTGATGCGATGTGGCAGCTGGTTGGCTTCTTCCTCGGCTGGCAGGGTCTGCCGGGCCGTGGCCGTGCCCTGGGTTCGGGCGAAGTGAAGTTCTTTGGCCAGGTCTTGCCGACCGCCAAGAAAGTCACCTACAACATTCAAATCAAGCGCGTCCTCAAGGGCAAGCTGAACCTGGCCATCGCCGATGGTTCGGTGAGCGTCGACGGTCGCGAGATCTACACCGCCGAAGGCCTTCGGGTCGGCGTGTTTACTTCCACTGACAACTTTTAA